TCGAAAGCATGGCGATCAGAAGCCGGTCAGCGTGTTTGTGGTGTCGACGGTGCGGACGTTCGGGTCGCCAATACCAATCCGGAGAGGATGAACGGCCGGCATGAATCCATTCCCGTTACACGCTGCATGAGACGTGATGTTCTTCCAGCGCGGTAATCGTCGGGGTGGCGCTGCAGAGCGGGCAGCGGGGATCCTTGGGGCGCCCGACGCTGCGGAATTTCATTTCGAGGGCATCGTAGATCAACAAACGGTCCGCGAGAGTATCGCCGATCTCCAAAA
This is a stretch of genomic DNA from Flavobacteriales bacterium. It encodes these proteins:
- a CDS encoding ThiF family adenylyltransferase — encoded protein: GYPCYRCLYPEPPPAGLVPNCQEAGVLGVLAGTIGILQANEAVKEILEIGDTLADRLLIYDALEMKFRSVGRPKDPRCPLCSATPTITALEEHHVSCSV